In the genome of Porphyrobacter sp. ULC335, one region contains:
- a CDS encoding DUF418 domain-containing protein — MNETISPHALDDTFGDGAQSLTPVSTGNRIDTLDFIRGLAVMGILAANIVAFGQPFEAYMYPAAFQTDPGDPGGWMWIAQFVLVDGKMRGLFTLLFGAGMYLFMEKAWARGATRGLQAWRLAILMAFGMTHFFLIWAGDILFYYALFGFVALACLKWSVRTQLVAGLAGYIIGALLIGGSLSMPWLIVDTPFGQSSPDLVEQRADMIDQIDGALAHGAVPNATIASGDYAALVTHRVTEQWYEPLGNALLFGFETLPLMLIGIALYRLGFFSGAFDRAKMVRWGWIGTIAGGLAHLGIGLAVKTYGFSYYSTLAGFVAWSTLPRLWMVVGLAALLVAYAPSATGWLGERVRAAGRAAFTNYLGTSVVMMFVFHGWALGLFGQLNRPQLYIVVVLAWVLMLAWSKPWLDRYRYGPLEWLWRCLTYRTLFPLKK; from the coding sequence ATGAACGAGACAATTTCGCCGCACGCGCTGGACGATACCTTCGGCGACGGGGCGCAGAGCCTCACGCCGGTAAGCACCGGCAATCGTATCGACACGCTCGATTTTATCCGGGGCCTTGCGGTGATGGGGATCCTCGCCGCGAATATCGTCGCCTTCGGCCAGCCGTTCGAAGCCTATATGTATCCGGCCGCGTTCCAGACCGATCCAGGCGACCCGGGCGGGTGGATGTGGATTGCGCAGTTCGTGCTGGTCGACGGCAAGATGCGCGGGCTTTTCACGCTGTTGTTCGGTGCGGGCATGTATCTGTTCATGGAGAAAGCCTGGGCGCGCGGTGCCACGCGCGGGCTTCAGGCGTGGCGGCTGGCGATCCTGATGGCTTTCGGGATGACCCACTTCTTCCTCATCTGGGCGGGCGATATCCTGTTCTATTACGCGCTGTTCGGCTTTGTCGCGCTTGCCTGCCTCAAGTGGAGCGTCAGAACCCAGCTTGTGGCAGGGCTGGCAGGTTACATCATCGGCGCGCTGCTGATCGGCGGATCGCTGTCGATGCCTTGGCTGATTGTCGACACGCCGTTCGGCCAATCGTCGCCCGATCTTGTCGAGCAGCGGGCCGACATGATCGACCAGATCGATGGCGCGCTGGCGCATGGGGCGGTGCCCAATGCGACGATTGCCTCGGGCGACTATGCCGCGCTGGTCACCCACCGCGTCACCGAGCAGTGGTACGAACCGCTGGGCAATGCGTTGCTGTTCGGGTTCGAAACGCTGCCATTGATGCTGATCGGCATTGCGCTTTACCGGCTGGGGTTCTTCAGCGGTGCCTTTGACCGCGCGAAGATGGTGCGCTGGGGCTGGATCGGAACGATCGCAGGCGGTCTGGCGCATCTGGGCATCGGCCTTGCGGTCAAGACCTACGGGTTCAGCTATTATTCGACGCTGGCGGGCTTCGTCGCGTGGAGCACGCTGCCGCGGTTGTGGATGGTGGTGGGCCTCGCGGCGCTGCTGGTGGCCTATGCGCCTTCGGCCACCGGCTGGCTGGGCGAGCGGGTTCGCGCCGCGGGACGGGCGGCCTTCACCAACTACCTCGGCACGTCGGTGGTGATGATGTTCGTCTTCCACGGCTGGGCGCTGGGGCTGTTCGGACAATTGAATCGCCCGCAGCTGTATATTGTGGTGGTGCTGGCCTGGGTGCTCATGCTGGCATGGTCGAAGCCATGGCTCGACCGCTATCGCTACGGCCCGCTGGAATGGCTGTGGCGGTGCCTGACTTACAGGACTCTCTTCCCGCTGAAGAAATAG
- a CDS encoding SPOR domain-containing protein — translation MARITMANLVRTPALAGAAALALLAVPALADVKSGVDAWTAGDFTRAVVEWQGPAAAGDPDALFNLAQAYRLGRGVEVDNGRARQLYEEAARLGHVKAADNYGLMLFQEGEQEKAMPLIRAAADRGDPRAQYVLGLSHFNADYAPRDWVRGYALMTLASGAGLPQARDALVQMDKYVPSAQRAQAQSLARELEAGAKAQRSSELAAVELGSRPAAPAAAPVPAPVPVVAAVTKPPVAKPVTPVTLAAAPKPAPKPAASAPAPAAARKQGKWRVQLGAFGVSANADRLWGQLSGHAALSGTKKTLVPSGKVTRLLATGFANEGEASRACAALKREGKACVVAGQG, via the coding sequence ATGGCAAGGATCACAATGGCGAATCTGGTACGAACCCCCGCATTGGCGGGTGCGGCGGCGCTTGCGCTGCTGGCTGTTCCCGCACTGGCCGACGTTAAATCCGGGGTCGATGCCTGGACCGCAGGCGATTTCACCCGCGCGGTGGTCGAATGGCAGGGCCCGGCGGCGGCGGGCGATCCCGATGCGCTGTTCAATCTTGCGCAGGCCTATCGTCTCGGCCGCGGGGTCGAGGTCGACAATGGCCGCGCGCGCCAGCTTTATGAAGAAGCCGCGCGGCTCGGCCACGTGAAGGCCGCCGACAATTACGGGCTGATGCTGTTTCAGGAAGGCGAGCAGGAAAAGGCGATGCCGCTGATCCGCGCCGCGGCCGATCGCGGCGATCCGCGGGCGCAATATGTGCTGGGCCTGTCGCACTTCAACGCCGACTATGCCCCGCGCGACTGGGTGCGCGGCTATGCGTTGATGACGCTGGCGAGCGGCGCAGGCCTGCCGCAGGCGCGCGATGCGCTGGTGCAGATGGACAAATACGTACCCTCCGCGCAGCGCGCTCAGGCGCAATCGCTGGCCCGCGAGCTTGAAGCGGGCGCCAAGGCGCAGCGCTCGTCCGAATTGGCAGCGGTCGAACTCGGATCACGGCCCGCGGCTCCGGCTGCGGCGCCTGTTCCGGCGCCTGTTCCGGTCGTTGCCGCTGTAACGAAGCCGCCCGTTGCCAAGCCGGTCACGCCGGTGACGCTCGCCGCCGCGCCCAAGCCTGCTCCCAAGCCAGCGGCTTCGGCCCCGGCCCCGGCCGCCGCGCGCAAGCAGGGCAAATGGCGCGTGCAGCTCGGCGCGTTCGGTGTGTCGGCCAATGCGGACCGCCTGTGGGGCCAGCTATCCGGTCACGCCGCGCTGTCGGGCACGAAAAAGACCCTGGTGCCGAGCGGCAAGGTCACCCGCCTGCTCGCCACCGGCTTTGCCAACGAGGGCGAAGCGTCCCGCGCCTGCGCCGCGCTGAAGCGCGAAGGCAAGGCCTGCGTCGTCGCCGGGCAAGGCTGA
- a CDS encoding ParA family protein, whose translation MRVLALASQKGGSGKTTLSGHLAVQAQRAGAGPVVLIDIDPQGSLADWWNEREAEYPAFAQTTVARLANDLQVLRQQGFKLAVIDTPPAITMAIQSVISVAELIVVPTRPSPHDLRAVGATVDLCERAGKPLVFVVNAATPKAKITSEAAVALSQHGTVAPITLHHRTDFAASMIDGRTVMEVDPESRSAAEIAALWRYIADRLEKNFRRTVFAPAPNGVAQQLGGVPRPAGGFGRRVAQ comes from the coding sequence TTGCGTGTACTCGCTTTGGCATCGCAGAAAGGTGGATCGGGCAAGACCACCCTGTCCGGACATCTCGCCGTCCAGGCCCAGCGCGCAGGCGCTGGCCCGGTCGTGCTCATCGATATCGACCCACAGGGCTCGCTGGCCGATTGGTGGAACGAGCGTGAGGCGGAATATCCCGCCTTCGCCCAGACCACTGTCGCGCGGCTTGCCAATGATCTTCAGGTGCTGCGTCAGCAGGGCTTCAAGCTCGCGGTGATCGATACGCCGCCCGCCATCACCATGGCGATCCAGTCGGTCATCTCGGTTGCCGAACTGATCGTCGTGCCGACCCGTCCCAGCCCGCATGATCTGCGTGCCGTGGGCGCCACGGTCGACCTGTGCGAACGCGCAGGCAAGCCGCTGGTGTTCGTCGTCAATGCGGCCACCCCCAAGGCCAAGATCACTTCGGAAGCCGCGGTCGCGCTGTCGCAGCACGGCACCGTCGCGCCGATCACGCTTCACCACCGCACCGATTTCGCCGCCTCGATGATCGATGGCCGCACGGTGATGGAAGTCGATCCCGAAAGCCGCTCGGCTGCCGAGATCGCCGCACTGTGGCGTTACATTGCCGACCGGCTCGAAAAGAATTTCCGCCGCACCGTGTTTGCGCCCGCCCCCAATGGCGTCGCGCAGCAGCTTGGCGGTGTTCCGCGTCCCGCTGGCGGCTTCGGTCGCCGGGTGGCGCAGTAA
- a CDS encoding type II toxin-antitoxin system HicB family antitoxin: MSDSGFASLGPSLLARKGGAKPAMRPQVAPLVADETEIADEHLEDLGWNDMGDHEHASDIEGGADVVPIHGDFTPDMDASGPGPIVRRQQRRLEERVLADAAMTGADDHEEEYDEEEDAVYGESFDSAEYDEDEEEEEDQAGVLYAPLAPVAFEQPVAAPAPVAKRAAKPARMPAVQSGRRAAFTLRLDADRHLKLRLAATMQGVSAQVLVTEALDRLLAEYDDLDVIANHLKRH; this comes from the coding sequence ATGTCCGATTCCGGTTTTGCCTCGCTCGGCCCGTCGCTGCTGGCCCGCAAGGGCGGCGCCAAGCCTGCGATGCGTCCGCAGGTCGCTCCGCTCGTCGCTGACGAGACGGAGATCGCCGATGAGCATCTCGAGGATCTCGGCTGGAACGACATGGGCGACCATGAGCATGCCAGTGATATTGAGGGCGGCGCCGACGTGGTGCCGATCCACGGCGATTTCACGCCCGACATGGACGCGTCCGGCCCCGGCCCGATCGTCCGCCGTCAGCAGCGCCGACTCGAAGAACGCGTCCTCGCCGACGCGGCGATGACGGGCGCGGACGACCACGAAGAGGAATATGACGAGGAGGAGGACGCCGTTTACGGCGAATCCTTCGACAGCGCCGAATACGACGAGGACGAAGAAGAGGAAGAAGACCAGGCCGGTGTGCTTTACGCCCCGCTCGCGCCGGTCGCCTTCGAACAGCCGGTCGCCGCGCCCGCTCCGGTTGCCAAGCGCGCTGCCAAACCGGCCCGCATGCCTGCCGTGCAATCCGGTCGCCGCGCCGCTTTCACCCTGCGGCTCGATGCCGACCGCCACCTCAAGCTGCGTCTTGCCGCCACCATGCAGGGCGTCAGCGCCCAGGTTCTGGTGACCGAAGCGCTCGACCGGCTGCTCGCCGAATATGATGATCTCGACGTCATCGCCAACCATCTCAAGCGCCATTGA
- a CDS encoding tetratricopeptide repeat protein has translation MDRSIKTGRPTAPRLALAVTTAIAGLALTGCMTSAAPRADVSFSSAQTALAKGQVDKAIVHAEAAVLAEPRNPGYRALLGAAYLEAGRFESAATSFGDALDLGDDNPRTVLSFALAKIALGEGRAATAVLDEYAQVIDPADLGLAMALAGQPERGVHVLVNAVRASDEVSPKLRQNLAYTYALAGNWRLARVMAEQDVPADQVDVRLTQWASMSAPEMFQQRIATLLDVSPRADGGQPQQLALANFPAQDVMVAQAAEQAQGELAMAEPVQVAQAETSAVFTQAFAAPEPSVQTVEPAPAGVRYVSNPVVQQLPAASARRAPAAPRMAVAAPQRRMAATTAAAAPVASDKAAASHLVQLGSYDSKVEAERGWTVLKGKFPQLKDHKPVITQAVVNGRTFWRVAADGFGPKSAKSMCGTVKSAGRGCFAYAATTPPAGAVGAKRPVQVASRSR, from the coding sequence ATGGACCGCAGCATCAAGACCGGCCGCCCGACTGCGCCGCGCCTCGCGCTCGCCGTCACAACTGCCATCGCAGGACTGGCGCTGACCGGCTGCATGACCTCGGCCGCGCCGCGCGCCGATGTGTCGTTCAGCAGCGCGCAGACCGCGCTGGCCAAGGGCCAGGTCGACAAGGCCATCGTCCACGCCGAAGCGGCTGTGCTGGCCGAGCCGCGCAACCCCGGTTACCGCGCCCTGCTGGGTGCCGCCTATCTTGAAGCAGGCCGGTTCGAATCCGCCGCCACCAGCTTTGGCGATGCGCTTGATCTGGGTGACGACAATCCGCGCACCGTGCTGAGCTTCGCGCTCGCCAAGATCGCGCTGGGCGAAGGCCGCGCCGCGACGGCGGTGCTGGACGAATACGCGCAGGTTATTGATCCCGCCGATCTCGGCCTTGCGATGGCGCTTGCCGGGCAGCCGGAACGCGGCGTCCACGTGCTGGTCAATGCCGTGCGTGCCAGCGACGAGGTTTCGCCGAAGCTGCGCCAGAACCTCGCCTATACCTATGCGCTCGCCGGCAACTGGCGTCTGGCGCGGGTGATGGCGGAGCAGGACGTTCCGGCCGATCAGGTCGATGTGCGCCTGACGCAGTGGGCATCAATGTCCGCGCCCGAAATGTTCCAGCAGCGCATTGCCACGCTGCTCGATGTCAGCCCGCGCGCCGATGGCGGCCAGCCGCAACAGCTCGCGCTCGCCAATTTCCCGGCGCAGGACGTGATGGTCGCCCAGGCCGCCGAACAGGCGCAGGGCGAACTCGCCATGGCCGAGCCCGTGCAGGTTGCCCAGGCCGAAACCTCGGCTGTGTTCACGCAGGCCTTCGCCGCGCCCGAACCTTCGGTCCAGACGGTCGAGCCCGCGCCCGCTGGCGTGCGCTATGTCTCGAACCCGGTGGTCCAGCAGCTTCCTGCCGCCTCGGCCCGCCGTGCGCCTGCTGCACCGCGCATGGCCGTTGCCGCGCCGCAGCGCCGCATGGCCGCTACCACAGCCGCAGCGGCTCCGGTCGCCAGCGACAAGGCCGCCGCATCGCATCTCGTCCAGCTCGGCTCCTACGACAGCAAGGTCGAGGCCGAGCGTGGCTGGACCGTCCTCAAGGGCAAGTTCCCGCAGCTCAAGGATCACAAGCCGGTCATCACGCAGGCCGTGGTGAACGGCCGCACCTTCTGGCGCGTCGCTGCCGACGGCTTCGGCCCCAAGAGCGCCAAGTCGATGTGCGGCACGGTCAAGTCAGCCGGTCGCGGCTGCTTTGCCTACGCCGCGACGACCCCGCCTGCTGGCGCTGTGGGCGCCAAGCGCCCGGTGCAGGTCGCCTCGCGCAGCCGCTGA
- a CDS encoding dihydroorotase, which produces MKQARPLTITNAQLVTPGGVIAGALRCADGVITALGQDVTAQDGDDMIDARGRLLAPGLVDLGVFAVDKPAFHFGGITRAALMPDQSPPLDLPSRVGFIAKSGKPDLWVHPLAAATRGLEGRELAELALMQEAGAKGIATGRRWIADSGVMLRLLQYAAMLGLVVVTHAEDGGLAGEAAATAGEIATRLGLPAAPAEAEALAIARDIALAELAGARLHIRQVTTSRGFALVREAKARGLAVTCGITPAHFMLSDLATADFRTFTRLSPPLRSEADRQAALAAIADGTVDVIASGHDPRGPEDKRLPFADAAPGMAGAETLLAMVLGLVRDEVIDTARVFDLTARNPARLLGVPAGALAAGLEADLALIDADAPWIIDRRKMEATADNTPFDRQGAQGRVLGLWKGGVKLAL; this is translated from the coding sequence ATGAAACAGGCGCGGCCACTCACCATCACCAACGCGCAGCTGGTCACGCCCGGCGGCGTCATCGCAGGCGCGCTGCGCTGTGCTGACGGCGTGATCACCGCGCTCGGGCAAGACGTTACCGCGCAGGACGGCGATGACATGATCGACGCGCGCGGGCGGTTGCTTGCGCCGGGTCTGGTCGATCTCGGCGTATTCGCGGTCGACAAGCCCGCATTCCACTTTGGAGGGATCACCCGCGCGGCGCTGATGCCGGACCAGTCACCCCCGCTCGATCTGCCGAGCCGGGTCGGCTTCATCGCCAAGAGCGGCAAGCCCGATCTGTGGGTCCACCCGCTCGCCGCGGCGACGCGCGGACTTGAGGGGCGCGAGCTGGCCGAGCTGGCACTGATGCAGGAAGCCGGGGCCAAGGGGATCGCCACCGGGCGGCGCTGGATCGCCGATAGCGGCGTGATGCTGCGCCTGCTGCAATATGCCGCGATGCTGGGGCTGGTGGTCGTCACCCATGCCGAGGATGGCGGGCTGGCCGGAGAGGCTGCCGCCACCGCGGGCGAGATCGCGACGCGGCTCGGCCTGCCCGCTGCCCCCGCCGAGGCCGAAGCGCTCGCCATCGCCCGCGATATTGCGCTGGCCGAACTGGCCGGAGCGCGGCTGCATATCCGGCAGGTCACCACCTCCCGAGGGTTCGCGCTGGTGCGCGAGGCGAAGGCGCGGGGGCTTGCCGTCACCTGCGGCATTACGCCTGCGCATTTCATGCTGTCCGATCTGGCGACCGCCGATTTCCGCACCTTCACCCGCCTCTCGCCGCCGCTGCGGTCGGAGGCTGACCGGCAGGCGGCGCTTGCCGCGATTGCCGACGGGACAGTGGATGTCATCGCCAGCGGCCACGATCCGCGCGGGCCCGAGGACAAGCGCCTGCCCTTCGCCGATGCCGCTCCGGGAATGGCCGGGGCAGAGACGCTGCTGGCGATGGTGCTGGGTCTTGTGCGTGACGAGGTGATCGACACCGCCCGCGTGTTCGACCTCACCGCCCGCAATCCTGCACGGTTGCTGGGCGTTCCCGCCGGAGCGCTGGCGGCGGGGCTGGAGGCTGACCTTGCGCTGATCGACGCGGATGCGCCGTGGATCATTGACCGCCGCAAGATGGAGGCGACTGCCGACAACACCCCCTTCGACCGGCAGGGCGCACAGGGGCGCGTGCTGGGTCTGTGGAAGGGCGGCGTGAAGCTCGCGCTGTAA
- a CDS encoding aspartate carbamoyltransferase catalytic subunit: protein MTPTDLSPASGRFPPGRLAFPHRDLTGIGKLQRHEILYLLHEAEQWVALNRQSAKHTDLLAGLTIINAFFENSTRTLLSFEIAGKRLGADVVNMHAAQSSVKKGETLIDTAITLNAMRADAIVIRHGSSGATGLIADKVDCPVLNAGDGSHEHPTQGLLDALTLRHALAERGEGAEDFTGLNVVICGDILHSRVARSNILCLTALGAKVRVCAPPALMPAGVEAMGVEVYHNFDAALDGAEVVMMLRLQSERMSGQFVPSPREYRHLYGLTAKRLALAAPGALVMHPGPMNRGVEIDSEVADLDGRSLITRQVEMGVAIRMACLDILTREARGVEGWAA from the coding sequence ATGACACCGACCGATCTTTCCCCGGCCTCGGGCCGCTTTCCGCCCGGAAGGCTGGCCTTTCCGCACCGCGACCTGACCGGCATCGGCAAGTTGCAGCGGCACGAGATCCTCTATCTCCTCCACGAGGCTGAACAGTGGGTCGCGCTCAACCGGCAGAGCGCCAAGCACACCGACCTGCTGGCGGGCCTGACGATCATCAACGCCTTCTTCGAGAATTCCACGCGCACGCTGCTCAGCTTCGAGATCGCGGGCAAGCGTCTGGGGGCGGACGTGGTCAACATGCACGCCGCGCAAAGCTCGGTGAAGAAGGGCGAGACGCTGATCGATACCGCGATCACATTGAACGCGATGCGCGCCGATGCGATCGTCATCCGGCATGGATCGTCGGGCGCGACGGGGCTGATTGCGGACAAGGTCGATTGCCCGGTGCTCAATGCGGGCGACGGCAGCCATGAACATCCCACCCAGGGCCTGCTCGATGCGCTGACGCTGCGCCATGCCTTGGCCGAACGCGGCGAGGGCGCGGAGGACTTTACCGGCCTCAATGTCGTGATCTGCGGCGATATCCTGCACAGCCGGGTGGCGCGATCGAACATCCTGTGCCTGACCGCGCTGGGTGCCAAGGTGCGCGTTTGTGCGCCGCCGGCACTGATGCCCGCCGGGGTCGAGGCGATGGGGGTGGAGGTGTACCACAACTTCGATGCGGCACTGGACGGCGCGGAAGTGGTGATGATGCTGCGCCTCCAGTCCGAGCGGATGAGCGGGCAGTTCGTCCCTAGCCCGCGCGAATATCGCCACCTTTACGGGCTGACGGCAAAGCGCCTTGCGCTCGCCGCCCCGGGTGCGCTGGTGATGCATCCCGGGCCGATGAACCGGGGCGTGGAGATCGACAGCGAGGTGGCCGATCTTGACGGCCGGTCGCTGATCACCCGGCAGGTCGAGATGGGCGTCGCGATCCGCATGGCGTGCCTTGATATCCTGACGCGAGAGGCCCGCGGTGTGGAGGGCTGGGCAGCATGA